TGGAAGGATCTGGGGGACCGTCTACAGGTTCCTAGTAAAGCAGGCGGGCCTACAGGCCTGACCCGTTATGCGCAGGCCTTTCATCCTCAGCCCTTGGCCAGCAGCGACTCCAGGTACTCCTTCAGGGCGACCGCGTTGTTGTAGGGCGACCTGGCCGCGTAGAGGAGGGTTACTGTCTTCCCGGACCTCAGCAACTCAAGGAGCTTGTCAACAGCCCTGTTCCCCCTCAGCTCCTCGAAGTACCTCCTCTTGAACTCGTCCCACTTAGAAGGGTCGTGGCCGAACCACCTCCTTAGCTCATCGCTTGGCGCCGCGTCCCTCAGCCACAGGTCCACCTTGGCCTCCTCCCTCCTGAGACCCCTGGGCCAGAGCCTGTCGACGAGGACCCTCACGCCGTCGTCCTCGGAAGGGGGCTCGTAGACGCGCTTGACCTTTATCACGGTAAGTCGCCAGCCCAGTTGAGCGCTGGGAGGACTTAAACGCTGGGTATAATCCGCCGCTTATTACTTCACCCAGCAGCTCTTTGCCCAAGGGCTCAGGCCGGGACCATGGACCACAGGGACACTATGACGCTGCTCATGGACATCGCCAGGGCCGCGTAAGGGGGGCTTATGTAGACTGCCGGGTACAGCATGCCAGCCGCCAAGGGCACGAGGACGCTGTTGTAGCCGAAGGCCCAGGCCAGGTTCTCCCTGACCTTCCTCACGACGACCCTCGACTCCCTCAGTAAGTCCCTCACGCCCCTCAGGCTTGTGACCACGAAGTCGCCGGCGTACTTAGCTATGTCAGTGCCTCCTGCCAGGGCTATGCCGACGTCCGCCTCCCTCTCAGCCACCGCGTCATTGACCCCGTCGCCTATGAATGCCACCCTGTGGCCCTCCTCCTTCAGCCTCCTCACGAGCTCGGCCTTGTCGTCCGGGGATAGGCCCTTCCTGACCTCAACGCCGAGCCTTAAGGCCACGGCGTCAGCTGAGGGGCCGCTGTCGCCTGTCGCTATTACGACCCTTTTACCTACGGACTTGAGGTAGCCCACCAGCTCCTCCGCCTCTGGCCTGACCGGGTCCTCGAGGGTCAGCCAGCCGGCCACCCTGCCGTCGACGCAGACTGCCACGTCGCCCCTGACCTCGCCCTGGCAGTTCTGAGCTATGAACTCGGGCCTGCCCACTATGACCTGCCTGTCCCCAACAACGCCAGCCACGCCGTCCCCTGGGAACTCGTTGAACTCCTTGACAGAGCCCCTCAGCCTGGCCCCGAACCTCTCAACAATTGCCCTAGCTACTGGGTGGGAGCTGAGGGCCTCAAGCGACGAGGCGAGCTCCATGGCGCCTGGCTCCGCCTCCACGAAGTCCTTGACCCTCGGCCTCCCCTCCGTGAGCGTGCCCGTCTTGTCGATCACGAAGACGTCGACGTCCTTGAGCCTCTCCAGCGCCTCCCCGTCCTTAACCACTACCCCGCGCCTTGCGAGCCTGTGAACTGAGACGAGGACAGCCATCGGGGTGGCGAGGCCGAGGGCGCAGGGACAGGCAGAGGCTAGCACGGCCACCGCGAAGAGCACGGCCCTTGGCGTCGGGGCCCCCAGGGCGAAGTGCCACGCGAGGAAGGTGGCCGCGGCCACGGCAACTATGGTTGGCGTGAAGGCCGCCGCCACCCTGTCCACGAGGTCCTGGACCTTAAGCCTCGCGGCCTCGGCGTCCCTGACGGCGGTCATCAGCTGGGCCACGTAGGTCCTGTCCCCCGACCTGGTCACGTACACCCTCAGGAAGCCCGAGACGAGCCTCGAGCCGCCCACCACGGGCGAGCCCTTAGTCTTAAGTGAAGGCATTGACTCCCCAGTTAATATAGACTCGTCCACCTCCCCCTTGCCCTCCTCAACAACGCCGTCTGCCGCTATGACCTCGCCGCTCCTGACCACCAACAAGTCACCCACCTTCACCTCGTCGGCGTTCACCTCGACCTCTTCTCCGCCCCTTATCACCCTGGCCCTTGCTGGCAGGAGGCTGGCGACCTCGCCTGAGAGCCTTTCCCTTATGTAGGCCTCTATGGTCTTGCCTATGAGGAGGAACGATATGAGGAGCGAGGCGGCGTCGAAGAAGACGGGGCCGCGCGTTAGCAGGGAGTAGGCGCTGTAGAGCCAGGCCACGAGCGTCGCCGTCGAGACGAGGGTGTCCATGTTGGTGGTCCTGTTCCTGAGCGCCCTGTAGGCCCCCGTGTGGTACCTCAGGCCGGCGTAGAAGACCACGGGGGCTGAGGCCAACATGGCGAGGAGCGGCCTCGAGGTGTACTGG
Above is a genomic segment from uncultured Acidilobus sp. JCHS containing:
- a CDS encoding copper-(or silver)-translocating P-type ATPase, whose product is MSPEGRGPLRVTKEEQLRVVGMHCATCVTTVTKALTGVKGVVDANVNLASGTAKVIIGDSVRLRDLVEAVRRAGYDVVTERVRLRVSMNPEDSRRVSGLLEGLKGVVRASVNPGTGEAVVEINPYSTSAEAIAEALTAHGFRAQVVSRAAPPSSGELRGYIRSLMVAWSFGLLTLYLQYTSRPLLAMLASAPVVFYAGLRYHTGAYRALRNRTTNMDTLVSTATLVAWLYSAYSLLTRGPVFFDAASLLISFLLIGKTIEAYIRERLSGEVASLLPARARVIRGGEEVEVNADEVKVGDLLVVRSGEVIAADGVVEEGKGEVDESILTGESMPSLKTKGSPVVGGSRLVSGFLRVYVTRSGDRTYVAQLMTAVRDAEAARLKVQDLVDRVAAAFTPTIVAVAAATFLAWHFALGAPTPRAVLFAVAVLASACPCALGLATPMAVLVSVHRLARRGVVVKDGEALERLKDVDVFVIDKTGTLTEGRPRVKDFVEAEPGAMELASSLEALSSHPVARAIVERFGARLRGSVKEFNEFPGDGVAGVVGDRQVIVGRPEFIAQNCQGEVRGDVAVCVDGRVAGWLTLEDPVRPEAEELVGYLKSVGKRVVIATGDSGPSADAVALRLGVEVRKGLSPDDKAELVRRLKEEGHRVAFIGDGVNDAVAEREADVGIALAGGTDIAKYAGDFVVTSLRGVRDLLRESRVVVRKVRENLAWAFGYNSVLVPLAAGMLYPAVYISPPYAALAMSMSSVIVSLWSMVPA